A DNA window from Theobroma cacao cultivar B97-61/B2 chromosome 5, Criollo_cocoa_genome_V2, whole genome shotgun sequence contains the following coding sequences:
- the LOC108661936 gene encoding uncharacterized protein LOC108661936 — MLSYMKFLRDMLTNNRKLEDFETVTFIKECIAIIQNKLLAKLKDLGSFAIPCTISSFKFSKDLCDLGVGVSIMPLLIARKLGLNEIQPITVSFQLADKTIKYLVVIIEDVLIKVRHLYILVDFIMLEMEEDVEIPLILGRPFLPILGTIIDGKEGKTRFRVGKKVVEFTMFNATKYLSPTD; from the coding sequence ATGTTAAGCTACATGAAGTTTTTGAGGGACATGTTGACCAATAATAGGAAATTGGAAGACTTTGAAACGGTTACATTTATTAAAGAATGCATTGCTATAATCCAAAATAAGCTTTTAGCAAAGCTTAAGGATTTAGGGAGTTTTGCTATCCCTTGTACTATTAGcagttttaaattttctaaagATTTGTGTGATTTGGGTGTTGGTGTTTCCATTATGCCTTTGTTAATTGCTAGGAAACTTGGACTTAATGAGATACAACCTATTACAGTTTCTTTTCAATTAGCAGACAAAACCATCAAGTACCTAGTTGTGATTATAGAGGACGTGTTGATTAAAGTTAGGCATCTCTACATTCTAGTGGACTTCATTATgcttgagatggaagaagatgTGGAAATTCCATTAATCTTGGGACGTCCATTCTTACCTATCCTAGGCACAATTATTGAtggaaaggaaggaaaaacaaggtTCAGAGTTGGAAAGAAGGTAGTTGAATTTACTATGTTCAATGCAACTAAGTATCTTTCACCCACAGATTAG